In Methylobacterium sp. WL1, the sequence GCATCCGCGAGCACGACGCGAAGGGGCGCCACACCACGACGTCGCGCTCGCTGCACGCCATCGCGGGCGGCGGCTGGGTCATCGATACGCCCGGGATGCGAACGCTTCAGGTCAGCGACGCCGCCGACGGCATCGCGACCTTGTTCGCCGAGATCACCGAACTGGCGCCTTCGTGCCGGTTCCGCGACTGCACGCATGCCCACGAACCCGGTTGCGCAGTGCGGGCTGCCGTCGCCAACGGCCAGCTGGATCCCGATAGGCTGACCCGATGGCGCAAGCTGCTCACCGAGAACCTCGACAACGCCAAGGTGTCCAGCGGGCCGCACGGCCGTCAGAAGACCGGCCGGTAGGCTGTCGGTCTGCGTCGAAGCGAGCGTCTGAAACAGAGACGGCGAACGCTTTGCCCGACCGATAGGACTTACGGTCCGGTCGGCGGCAGCACGGGCGCCGATCGTGGTACGGCCAGGTCATACGATCGCAGCGCATTGTGCGAGTCTGAAGCGCCTCACAGAATGGCACGATGAAGGCTGGCCGAATGGTGGACCGCTATTTCCGGGTCCTTCCACGGCCTGGCGGTTCGAAGAGTCGATGCGACATGCCGCTGTACGAGCGATGCGGTCGCCGAGGCCTGAAATCCGCTTAACCTACTGCCATCGTTAGACAAAAATCTGGTGCCGGTGGAGAGGATCGAACTCCCGACCTTCGGTTTACAAAACCGCTGCACTACCGCTGTGCTACACCGGCCCACGACACGCTTGCTACCAGTCGCGGTGCCGCCGCTCAAGCGGGCCCCGGCGAGGATCCGGGGTCCGACCCGATCACCTGTGCCGAGGCGGGCGTCATTTCCGATGCCGGTGTGACAGGAAACGGCGCCAGATCCTTGGTGTGACGCGTTCAGGCTGAGCCGGCCTCCGTGTCGGCGGCGCGCGCTTTAGCGGCCGGAGCCGCGGACCAGGGCCTTGAGGCGCTGGTCCGCCCGGTCGATGCGCTCGGCAATGCCCCGGCGGATGCAGCGATCGACGGAATCGCCGGCGTAAAAGCCGGTTGTCTTGTCCTGGTGCCGGCAGGCCTGGATCGGCGGCCAGGCGACCACCGCCGCCACGACCAGCAGCACGATCAGGCTGTCGACGACGAGCCAGCCCTTCCAGCCGAGGCGGAAGCCGCCGCGGCCGGCGGCCCGCGGGTTCCGCGGGCGGCGCCGACCGCTGGTCGGAGCCGAGCCGCGCCATGCGGGCGCGGAACTGGGCCTCCTCAAGCGCGTCGTGCCCGTTCGCGGCGGAAGACGGGGGGAGGGGCTGGCTGGACATGCTGGGCTCGCGAAGATCGGTGTAGCAGACGAGCCCGGTCGCGATGCAATCGGGGTCGCCTCTCAGTGTTGGATGTGACGCGCTCGCTGACGCTGAGCCGGTATCCGCTCCAGGGCGGCGGGCCGGATCTCGGGCCCGTCACGCGGCGGTCGCTTCTTCATTCCCATCGTCGTTGTCCCGAAGGCCGGCGACCGCCATTCGGAACGATGCTCTCGGGCGGATCCGGCAGGCGTTCACCGGCCGGCCTCAATCGATCAGCCGCTTCAGCAGCGCGAAGTTGTCCTGGATCGAAAGGACGCTGCCGATCATCTCGCCGCGCGCACAGGCGCTCGCGCCGACGAGCCCCAGCCAGCTCCCCGGGGCGGGACGCGTGCTGCAATCGGCGACGCTGCCATAGAGGAGCATCGCCACCGGCAGGACGAAGACCGCGAGCTTGAGAAGCCCGAACGTTCGTCCGAAGACGCTTCTGCGAGGACGCGGCGGCGCGTCCCAGTCGTCGTCCCAATCCGCCTCGGAGGCGTGCCTGTCTCGACGGTCCATCGCGCTGTCTTGCCCGGCCGGATCGGTATCCACCGCCGAAACTGACACGCTTTCGTGAAGCGCCACCTAAAACGGATGTTTAAAGGCGGATGAAATCGACGGCCGGCACGAGGACGCGCACCGTCAGGCGGCCAGCGCCCGTCTCACGGTGGCGCGCAAATCCGCCAGGGAGAACGGCTTCGTCAGCACGTCGGTGACGATCGCGTCGAGCCCGCGGGCCCGCTCCCGCTGATCGGCGAAGCCGGTCATCAGCAGGATGGTCAGGTCCGGGAAATCGCGCTTGGCCGCCAGGGCCAGCGCGATGCCGTCCATGAGCGGCATGCGGATATCGGTCAGCATCAGGTCGAAGCCGCCATCGGCCTCGTTGAGCCGATCCAGCCCGTCGCTGCCGTCATTGGCGGTCACGACGGCATGGCCGTCGATCTCCAGCCCCCGCTTGAGGAAGCCGCGGACGGTCTCTTCGTCATCCACGAGGAGGATGCGCGCCATGGGGTCCCGTAAACGTTCCTGATCCCGGGCCTGATTCCGAGGATGTCCCGCCAAGATGAGACTTCAGGCCTGCTCATGGATAACAGATCACGAACGGAACCGTTGCGCTGTCAAGGCACAACTCGGGAAAACAATCGCATCCCCGTCCGCCGGGACGAAAATGCCGCGCCGTCCAGCGGGCCGGTCACGCCTCGTCGAACAGGTCCGGATCGCCGCTGCCGAAATCGACCACGCCCACGAAGGGCAGTTGCCGGTAGGCGTGGGCGGCATCCATTCCGTAGCCGACCACGAACACGTCCGGGCAGGTGAAGCCGACGAAATCGGCGTCGATCGTCACGGCGCGCTTGCCCGGCTTCTCCAGGAGCACCGCGGTGAGCACCCGCTTGGCGCCCCGTGCCATGAGCAGGTCCTTGGCGAACACGACGGTCCGGCCGGATTCGAGGATGTCGTCCACCAGCAGCACGTCCCGCCCGCGCACCTCGCTCTGCACGTCGCGCAGGATCTCGACCTGCCCGGTGGAGACCGTGCCGGTGCGGTAGCTCGACAGGTGCACGAACTCGACCTGCGGCGACAGCCCGACCCGGTGCAGGGCCCGGAGCAGGTCGGCGGCGAACATGAAGCTGCCCTTGAGCACGGCGACGACCAGAAGGTCCTCCGGGTTGGTCGACAGGATCTCCTGCGCCAGCTCGGTGTTGCGCTTGGCGATCGCCGCCTCGTCGAACAGGGGGCGGACACGCCGCTCGGGGATGCTCATCGGACGGGTCCCGGGG encodes:
- a CDS encoding response regulator, producing the protein MARILLVDDEETVRGFLKRGLEIDGHAVVTANDGSDGLDRLNEADGGFDLMLTDIRMPLMDGIALALAAKRDFPDLTILLMTGFADQRERARGLDAIVTDVLTKPFSLADLRATVRRALAA
- the hpt gene encoding hypoxanthine phosphoribosyltransferase, translated to MSIPERRVRPLFDEAAIAKRNTELAQEILSTNPEDLLVVAVLKGSFMFAADLLRALHRVGLSPQVEFVHLSSYRTGTVSTGQVEILRDVQSEVRGRDVLLVDDILESGRTVVFAKDLLMARGAKRVLTAVLLEKPGKRAVTIDADFVGFTCPDVFVVGYGMDAAHAYRQLPFVGVVDFGSGDPDLFDEA